The Brachypodium distachyon strain Bd21 chromosome 4, Brachypodium_distachyon_v3.0, whole genome shotgun sequence nucleotide sequence AGCCTTAGGCTGTTTGCTTTGTTGGATTAGAAACCTTGACAATTTTCCTCTGAGCCACTTTGCAACTTGATTCCAATAGAAAATTTGCATTGGATATAACCTCTTGGTAAAGAAATTATGAGTCATGCAATCATGGGGTTCTTGTGGTGTAATCAAACAGCCTTTGGTGTCAGTCCGATGTTTTTCAATCCGATAGAATCGAAGAGGGCTTGTCTTTGCAATCCTGCAATTTTTATTCCATGATTTTGGAACCCTACAAATCAGAGACCCTTGACTGCAATGAGCTTTTTATTATTACTAGCACAGTACCTGTGactgtgcgttgctacggcTCTAAAGTACATGTTCCAAGAGAATGTTGTGATTAATAGATCATATAATCCATAGGAGTTATCATCTCAATGAATTTGCAAAATCAACAAGTGACACGAATAAAAATAATGCTGTCCAAAGTTGGACCACCGCCACCAATCGAGTCGTTTATAGTACTATAGAAATTTCAAGGATTCTCATATTCTCATTGTAAATATGTGTCAGATGGATGCCAACCATTTTTTTCAtattaaatgttgcaggtatACTCCTGGTGTATATCCTCTTCCAAACGAGACCGACTCTGCAAACTTTTACAAGATGGCTTCCAAACGGCTTTCTGAAGCAGGATATAAACACTATGAGATCAGTAGCTACTGCAGGACTGGCTATGAGTGCAAGCACAATCTAACATATTGGCAAAACCGACCATTCTATGCGTTTGGTCTTGGATCGGCAAGCTACATCAATGGTGTCAGGTTCTCCAGGCCCAGAAGAATGAAAGAATATGCAGATTGGGTTCAGAAGCTGGAAGACGGAACTTGGTGCCATGAGTCTATCACCTCTGAGATGAAGGACATGGCAATGGACTCGGTGATGCTATCACTAAGAACAGCTTGGGGGCTGGATCTGCATAGTTTCAGTAAATCCTATGGAAAGAATCTGACACTATCTTTGTGTAGTATGTTTAGGCCTTTTGTAGAGAGTGGGCTTGTGATTGCGATGGACGCGGAGCGACAAGCCCTGCACCCTAGTGAGtttgagttggagttggaTTCAGAAAACAAGGGTGAGACTGGTAGCAGGGTTGCCTTCATCCGCCTGAGTGACCCAGATGGATTCTTATTGTCCAATGAGTTGATCTCACTTGCTTTTGGGATTATTTCACCATAAGAGGGGTTTGCTCTTCAGTTGTTTTGATTATCTGACCAAATTGACATGTACTGATCTATTTTGAGTTTGGTTTGATAGGCAGAGGTTATCCTGAGACGCATACCATTTTTGTCCAGAACTTGCAGATGGATGTAAATTGGAACAGTTATTAGTCTCGAGAGAAGTATTACATCTATGCACTTCAGGCGTTAAAAAAGTTTAGGTCTGCCTCATCATATGGGCTGCCCTGTCCCTAACCAAGGATAGAGATAAATCTCGTCAATGCAGTATGGCCAACTTGGCCCAGTAGCTGCTAGCCATTTAGAACCTTCTAGGGTGAGCCATCCTTCTAATAACGGCAAAGGTGCATTTGATATTTAAGTATTTTAAAAGAGGTAATTCACTGTCACTCGCGCCATCGTTAGAGGGTAAAAAGTATAATCCGTTACACAATCTCTGACATCAAGTATGATCTCTATGAGTCTGTCTAATCCACTCGCGCGCCGGCCAGTCGGCCACACACGAGACGTGCACGGCTCTGTGGCCTTATGGGACACCCGCGTGTGTGTGCATGCACGAATTGTATATACCTTCGGTTCAGGATATTTGTTTTCTGGAAATGGAACACAATAAAATGGGAGTATTATCTTCAGAGGATCGTACGGTTCGAAATGAAACACCGGATATGGGTTGGGACATACTCCAATTGATTACGAATTCCTATTTCTAGCAACCACCCCGTTGTCTGGTTCTGTTGACTTCAGAATTGGGTTGGGACCTGCAGTAGTACAGTACAATTAAGTTAGCGTGGACACGTTTCAATCAAACTAGAGTTAGCCTGCGGACGCGGCGCTCGAACGCAGTGGTTAGCCGATTTGCATTGaaatcacgacaagtatttagaaacggagtgagtacctATAATCAATCATGTCAGGTTTCaaaccggaaaaaaaaacatgtcaggTTTCAAACTTCTAACAATATCCCCAAAGGAAATATGTTGGAAGATAAGGCGGTTATGGGTCGCCCACGCCACGAGCCAAGAAAGATAATACACACAGTCACACAGACATGGCTGGTCTTGTATTGCTACGTCGTTGCGTGTACAGATATCTGAAAGGGACAGAGCACATAACTACGGGCGCCTCTCCGGCAAATCAGCATCGCAGTCCGTGGTTAGGTAGGGTGAAAGATCCAAAAAGAGGTCGAAGGCGATGAAAAGGTTTAGCCTCCACCAACTTTTTCCTTGTCGTTCGACGCCGTGGGACTGGGAGGCCCGGTAAAAGCGTCATCTTAATTTAATCTTTATTTAGTTCAGACTTTAATTAATTAGAAGAAGATGTAAACCTCTGAGAGTAACCCCAAAAGGTGGCATCATCATCAAGAGACAATCAAGAGACCGATCGACTCGTTCCAGGAAACTCAGTCCATGGACTTGTTCACGTTCGAGTGCTCGACCGTGCGCAGGAAAAGTGGAATTTGGAAGGTGTATACTGTATACAGTATACTAGATGGAGACTTTGGAGAGGAGCAAgtcaaacacatgcatgatgtacTACTGCAGATGTATTCTAGACGCCGTAGCTCCTGGCGTCTGGAAGGCGCGCGATCGAGAGACATTGGAGAAAAAGGTCCGGACTGGCCCTGCAAATCCCCGACGTACGAGAATTTTGGGCGATTATTTCTTTGATTTTAGTCAAATACGCATGCAGTATGTCAGGATAGGAAAGTAAACCAAATAGGAGTAGGCAACAGTGATGAGTAACATAAGTTTGACTAGACTTTGGATGTGTTATCGTCATGCATGTTCTCCCGATGACCCCTGGAGGTTAAGGATGTAAATGGCTGGTCAAACCGCGCTAGTGTgttttttcattaaaaaaaatcattggcCTGCAGAAGTCATAAACGGGCCTGAATGGACACCAAGCGGGCCGCCGTTTACATCCCAACTGGGGGTTGATGTCCACATTATCTTTTCGTAACAGCAAtaagtttcctttttcttcggTTGGAGTGGATAAGTCACCAACAGTGGTGTGATTTGGTTAACTTGTTCATATTTTTTATCAACAAAAATGTCATGGCGAataaattagtactccctccgtcctatattaagtgactttctattacatgtatctagacgcattttaggcataaatacatccatatttggacaaatttgagtcacttaatatgagacgaagAGAGTActtttttctctaaaaaattaaaaaaatacttttagGTTAAAACGTTTGAACAGAAACGTTCATTACGGATAAACTGCTGAAAACACAACAGTGAAATTGGACGGGGCGCACGCTCTGTCTCTGGACATTCTGAACGAGGGTATTGTTGCAACTTTCGGAAGGAGGCACGTAGACGCTTACGCACGTGCAGTTGTGCATTGACAAGTACGTACAGGCATGTGTTGGGATAGCGAACCTTCTTCATTCCAGGCCGCCAGGGGTTTTCCTGGTGCATGATGTGTACAGCCTCGCGGTCTCAAGCCCTTTTGATAATTTCCTGGCAACCGGCTAAAAGCAGAATAAGATGTGCAGATGTTTCAGTTAACCCGTCAAAGGAAAAGCAAGGAGTACGTACTAGACACTCGGCACAGCATCGACCAGCCGCGCGCGGTTCCGCAGGCGTGCATGCGATCCGTGGACAAATTAAAAACGGCATCTAAATTAATTCCCACACTGCATATACTCCGGGTTAATACTGTCGACTAAGCTGGCTGACTGTTAGGTCAGATGTATTATATCGCCGACATGCTTTGCATTTTACTGAACATTTTCCGTGCTCCAGGAGTCAAAGACACGTCTGCCAGTCGTCACGCACGTCACGTTTTTCTTAATCCTTTGAGATGCGTGCAAGTCACGCTGACATGGAGGGCATGCACATGCATACGCCTACCTTCCTACTGCTACGTGTTGGAGCCCACGCTGCATGCGGGCGGCCGTACCCGTATGTATGTATGCTGGACTAGGACGTGCGGCAAAGCAAACGCCTAAACGCCTGGTCAAATCAAGAGCTGTGCAACGCACAGATGCGGCATGCTCGTAGGCGTTAGTACTTGGACGGGTGGAGGATCGCCGGAATTGGTCGCCGGGTCAATTCGGCCGGTCTTGCGTTtcaaatgaaagaaaaacaaaagcagcGTGGTGAGCTCCGTGGCTGACCCGCCGCTGCCTGATGCCTCCACCCATTTTACCCTACGCGCCCACATGCCCGATCCTCGATCTCCATCGACCGATTCCGGGTGAAAAGGACGGCAGGAAAACCAGGGGCGCTAATATTTATCTCTCTCTCACTGACACACAGAGTTTCTCGTTCTGATCAGATCATGCATGTTCTCCTTCGCCGCTCTAATTAACCTTGGGActcgtttaaaaaaaaaaaccttgggACGGCATTTCAgatgcttttttttctcccaagTAAGTACTCGTACGGAACCACTTTTTCTCCCGAGTAAGTACTCGTACGTGACAGTGGTTCCGTACGTATATGGTTGAATGAATATAGAAGCCGTCAATTAAAAGAAATGACAGCCTGCCAGGACCAGACTGATTAATTAACAGACCGCCATTTGAGATGTCCAGCGATAACGTAACGTGGTCTCTGCCCCACGACTAGACTCGACTCGACtgagtacgtacgtacccaAGTGCAGTGGGTGTGTACAGCTCGAGCTCGAGGGGAGGGTCGACCGACAGTGGACACTGATACAAAAAAGGCCCAGAGCGTTGACGGATCAGAACAAAGAAGAAGCACAGTGCTTAATTTGTACAAGTAACATGGTTTCACACGCATCGGATCGAGCTGACATGTGCCGATCGAGAGATCGATCAAACATCAATGCTCTCTGGGTTTTATTGCTACACATTTGCAGTGCCTGTCACTCCGTCAGCAACCCATGCAGAGGAGATTTTATTGCCTGTCCGACTGAATGTCTGAATTAACCGTGCATGCATCTCAGCATCTGCATTGTGCTGAACCATAGTGATTCTGCTTGACTTTTCTTTTCCCATAATTCCCTAATTATGTCGAAACTAAGCGATCGACTGGTACTGCGAACGTGTTCCAATCCAATCTGATCTCTTCCACGACGAAATCCGCCTCCAGGAGAAAACCCAATGGGATCGAATATTTGAAAGCCGGAAAACGAAGAACCGTTCCGACACAAAACCAAGTCTCCCTCAACTACCTCTCTCTCCATGGTCAAACACTCACTACTTATTAGATCATCCACACTATAAAAGCATCCCAGACAACCCCGGCTCAGAGCAACCCACCCCCATCCCATACATAACTAAGCTGCTCTGCACTTTCCCAAgacaaacctttttttttcttttgaagaaagaagaacacaaaACCAACAAACTTCCGCAGCcatggagctcggcctcgtctCCTACGTCTCCGCCGccctcttcatcttctccggcgcctACCTCTACTACACCACCACCCGGAGCAGCCGCCGTTCCCCGCGCCGGCTCCCCCCTTCCCCGCCAGGCTACCCCGTGATcggccacctccacctcctcacCGACATGCCGCACCACGCGCTCGCCGAGCTCGCCAAGACCATGCGCGCGCCGCTCCTGGCGCTCCGGCTGGGGAGCATCCCCTCCATCGTCATCTCCAAGCCCGACCTGGCCCGCGCGGCGCTCACCACCAACGACGCCGCCATGGCTTCCCGGCCCCACCTCCTCTCCGGCCAGTTCCTCTCCTTCGGCTGCTCCGACGTCACCTTCGCCCCGGCCGGCGCATACCACCGCATGGCCCGccgcgtcgtcgtctccgAGCTCCTCTCCGCCCGCCGCGTGGCCACCTACGGCGCCGTCCGCGGCAAGGAGCTCCGCCGCTTGCTGGCTCATCTCACCAAGAACACGGCCCCGGGGACGCCCGTGGATCTCAGCGAGTGCTTCCTCAACCTGGCCAACGACGTGCTCTGCCGCGTGGCCTTCGGGCGCCGGTTCCCCCACGGCAAAGACGACAAGCTCGCCGCCGTGCTGGCCGAGGCGCAGGATCTCTTCGCCGGGTTCACCATCGGGGACTTCTTCCCGCAGCTCGAGCCCGTGGCCAGCACAGTCACCGGGCTCCGGAGAAGGCTCAAGAACTGTCTCGCGGATCTCCGTGAAGTCTGCGACGAGATCGTCGAGGAGCACATCAACGGCACCCACAAGCGCGTCCCCGGAGACCGCGACGAGGACTTCGTGGACGTGCTCCTCCGTGTCCAGAAATCCCCCGACCTCGAGGTGCCGCTGACCGACGACAACCTCAAGGCGCTCGTCCTGGACATGTTCGTGGCCGGCACCGACACGACGTTCGCGACGCTCGAGTGGGTCATGACGGAGCTCGTCCGGCACCCGAGGATCCTGCAAAAGGCCCAGGAAGAAGTCCGGCGCGTGGTGGGCTCGAAGGGCCACGTCGACGAGTCCGATCTCGGCGAGCTCCACTACATGAGGGCAATCATCAAGGAGACGTTCCGGCTGCACCCGGCggtgccgctgctggtgcCGAGGGAGACGGTCGCCGCGTGCAAGCTCGGCGGCTTCGACATCGCGCCCAAGACACGGGTgttcatcaacaccttcgccatggGCCGGGACCCGGAGATCTGGGAGAGCCCGTTGGAGTATAAACCCGAGCGGTTCGAGAGCGCTGCCGGGGAGATTGATCTCAAGGATCCGGATTACAAGCTGCTGCCGTTCGGCGGGGGAAGGAGAGGGTGCCCCGGGTATACCTTCGCGCTTGCTACTGTTCAGGTGTCCTTGGCGAGCTTGCTGTACCATTTTGAGTGGGCGTTGCCGGAAGGCGTGAAGGCAGAGGATGTGAGCTTGGAGGAGAGCTTCGGGCTCGCCACCAGGAAGAAGGAGCCGCTCTTCGTCGCCGTCAGGAAGAGCGACGTGTACCAGTTCAAGGGCGAGGAGCTCAACGAGGTTTAATTAATGTTTATGATAAAGAGTCGACGGTCAAGTTTTGCTTTTCTATCCGGCAGATAAATTATTTCGTTTTTTGTTATAGTGAACAATAAGGGATCAGGGATGGGGTTGAATAAGGGATGATGAGGTTGCATTTTAGTAGTAGCTACGTGGAGTAGGACTGTGGAGCAGAGTGCCTGGTTCACTCTGCTTAAGAGGCGTGTCTGCGTGTAATATCTTAAAGAAAATTCTTCTCGTTTTTTTCTACATTGGGAGTCCTTGTCACTTGTCACCATTTTCTTGCTTTTCTCCACTTGTACTTATAGAAAATTGCACACTCTACACATATAGACTTTTCAGCGACGGATAGAAGTGCACAGCACACGATTTCTTGACCATGTCATGCCATGTACAGATgcgacaattttttttgtctccaAGACATAAGTGATCTCTGTTACTCTTGTTTTGATCCGGTAATCAAGCATTAATtggtactccttccgtttctaaatacctGTCGCTCGGTGCACAGAGTCTTTTTAACGCGATGTGCAGCGCTAAACTAGCCAAGTGTCCGGTGCCTAGAAGGCTGGCGCTTCAGAAATCCGGATAAATTTATAAGCAAGAATCATATTTTTGACGTTTAAAAGAGGCCAGTTTTGTCGATTCTCACGtgctgcggcggcgtggcTACCGTTTAGAGATCCGGACATCATTTTCTCTCACGCATCTGTCAGAACAGAAGAGGAGGCCTGGAAGCTGCACGAGTTTCGCACGTTTGATACTCTGGATCTCCCGCTGGAACTTTGTCGGAGGAAAAAGACGGTACGACGCATGATGACAACTTGTGCGAGGAACAAATCTGTGCTACTTGTACGagatttttcttcctttcctccGTCCGTTTAAACCTTATCCTTTGCCTTGCCAAAAGATTGCAGTACCAATATTTACAAACTCATGCTAACTCGAACCGTCGAGATTTGCTAGCTCGGCGACACAACACACAATGGTAGCCTCATAACTGAAATCCGACGCTCGTATCAAACAATGCTACTTTGTGACAAGATCAGAGTAGATCAGGGAATGCTAAAATTGTACTGTACCATCTTTTCTGAACTCTTTCCAGTTCAGGTTTACATCAAGAAACTGACAGCAAGACAAATCATTTCTCCTGAATAACAAAGGACAAAACATTAGGACTCCAACCTCATGGACATTACAAATACTAAACAAACCATGACCATGGCATGACTGTTCAGTTAACTTG carries:
- the LOC100841584 gene encoding cytochrome P450 71A1, with protein sequence MELGLVSYVSAALFIFSGAYLYYTTTRSSRRSPRRLPPSPPGYPVIGHLHLLTDMPHHALAELAKTMRAPLLALRLGSIPSIVISKPDLARAALTTNDAAMASRPHLLSGQFLSFGCSDVTFAPAGAYHRMARRVVVSELLSARRVATYGAVRGKELRRLLAHLTKNTAPGTPVDLSECFLNLANDVLCRVAFGRRFPHGKDDKLAAVLAEAQDLFAGFTIGDFFPQLEPVASTVTGLRRRLKNCLADLREVCDEIVEEHINGTHKRVPGDRDEDFVDVLLRVQKSPDLEVPLTDDNLKALVLDMFVAGTDTTFATLEWVMTELVRHPRILQKAQEEVRRVVGSKGHVDESDLGELHYMRAIIKETFRLHPAVPLLVPRETVAACKLGGFDIAPKTRVFINTFAMGRDPEIWESPLEYKPERFESAAGEIDLKDPDYKLLPFGGGRRGCPGYTFALATVQVSLASLLYHFEWALPEGVKAEDVSLEESFGLATRKKEPLFVAVRKSDVYQFKGEELNEV